One window of the Zea mays cultivar B73 chromosome 3, Zm-B73-REFERENCE-NAM-5.0, whole genome shotgun sequence genome contains the following:
- the LOC103650953 gene encoding uncharacterized protein LOC103650953, which translates to MPPHRAGGAAGGGDTSAFFAATLVLWAVSVGFEIGVRGRRELAPVAAGFAFFQAANTAVRGSVSRDPLFVNTAVSLLHSSLTSVSVIFVLANQWRNKGLENMFEHEELFGGSWIGAYSALCFSCGYFAYDQLDMLRYRLYSGWLPGILMHHLILLICFTLALYRNVTINYLNLSLVCELHSIFLHVRKVRRMVGFRDFDRTVVKLEWVLNWTTFVTARVICHILITYKLISDAHKFGKGIELPLALLGMAGMNLLNIFLGLDLLKAFTRERNKQNHQD; encoded by the exons ATGCCGCCCCACCGTGCCGGAGGGGCCGCAGGCGGCGGCGACACGAGCGCGTTCTTCGCGGCGACGCTAGTACTTTGGGCTGTGTCTGTGGGGTTCGAGATCGGCGTGCGGGGGAGACGCGAGCTGGCGCCCGTGGCCGCCGGCTTCGCCTTCTTCCAGGCCGCCAACACCGCAGTCCGCGGCTCGGTCTCCCGCGATCCGCTCTTCGTCAACACCGCCGTATCGCTTCTCCACTCCTCCCTCACCTCCGTCTCCG TTATCTTTGTTCTTGCTAATCAATGGCGTAATAAGGGCCTTGAGAACATGTTTGAGCATGAAGAACTATTTGGTGGCAGTTGGATTGGAGCATATTCTGCTCTGTGCTTTTCTTGTGGCTACTTTGCATATGACCAACTGGACATGCTCCGATACCGGCTATACAGTGGATGGCTTCCTGGAATTCTCATGCATCACTTGATCCTACTCATTTGCTTTACACTAGCTCTGTATAGGAATGTCACAATCAACTACCTAAATCTCTCCCTTGTATGTGAG CTGCACTCCATATTTTTACATGTAAGGAAAGTCAGGCGAATGGTTGGATTTCGGGATTTTGACAGAACAGTGGTGAAGCTGGAATGGGTACTCAACTGGACTACCTTTGTAACAGCAAGGGTGATATGCCATATCTTGATTACTTACAAGCTCATCTCTGATGCCCACAAATTTGGGAAGGGCATTGAGCTTCCGCTAGCTCTACTTGGTATGGCAGGAATGAATCTGCTTAACATATTTCTTGGGCTCGATCTACTTAAAGCATTCACACGAGAAAGAAATAAGCAGAACCATCAGGATTGA
- the LOC542126 gene encoding photosystem II subunit PsbS1, with protein sequence MAAQSMLMSTSVNGGRALPSLQAVRPAPYPRLPLPSSSSSSAGYRHSKSVSVKTLALFGKSKVKTAPAKKAAAPKPKPKVEDGIFGTSGGIGFTKENELFVGRVAMLGFAASLLGEAITGKGILAQLNLETGIPIYEAEPLLLFFILFTLLGAIGALGDRGRFVDEEVTGLDKAVIQPGKGFRGALGLSEGGPLFGFTKSNELFVGRMAQLGVAFSIIGEIITGKGALAQLNIETGVPINEIEPLVIFNVLFFFIAAINPGNGRFIIGEEEE encoded by the exons ATGGCAGCGCAGTCCATGCTCATGTCGACCAGCGTCAACGGCGGCCGCGCGCTGCCGTCTCTTCAGGCCGTCCGGCCGGCTCCATACCCGCGGCTACCGctgccgtcgtcgtcgtcctcgtcagcTGGCTACAGGCACTCCAAGTCCGTCTCCGTGAAGACGCTCGCCCTGTTCGGCAAATCCAAGGTCAAGACCGCGCCGGCGAAGAAG GCTGCTGCGCCCAAGCCCAAGCCGAAGGTTGAGGATGGTATCTTCGGCACGTCCGGCGGGATCGGTTTCACCAAGGAGAACGAGCTGTTCGTCGGCCGCGTTGCCATGCTTGGCTTTGCC GCATCGCTACTTGGAGAGGCCATTACCGGGAAGGGCATCCTTGCGCAGCTGAACCTGGAGACGGGCATCCCCATCTACGAGGCGGAGCCCCTCCTCCTGTTCTTCATCCTCTTCACCCTCCTTGGCGCCATCGGCGCTCTCGGAGACCGCGGCCGCTTCGTCGACGAGGAGGTCACCGGCCTCGACAAGGCCGTCATCCAACCCGGCAAGGGCTTCCGCGGCGCCCTCGGCCTCAGCGAGGGAG GGCCGCTGTTCGGGTTCACCAAGTCGAACGAGCTGTTCGTGGGGCGGATGGCGCAGCTGGGCGTGGCCTTCTCCATCATCGGCGAGATCATCACGGGGAAGGGCGCGCTGGCGCAGCTCAACATCGAGACGGGGGTGCCCATCAACGAGATAGAGCCGCTCGTCATCTTcaacgtcctcttcttcttcatcgCCGCCATCAACCCCGGCAATGGCAGGTTCATCATCGGCGAGGAAGAGGAATAG